ATGTCGAGCGGGGACTCCGGGTGCAGACGGAGGCTGGACCGCCCCGGGGCGTCCTGGGGACTCTCCAGTTCACGCCACTCGTCCTCGGTGACGGTCATGCCTCGTCCTCCTCGGCGATGGTGTAGATGTCCTCCTGGAGCCAGACGGTGTTGGCGATGTACTCGGTCTTGGACTGGTAGTCGGAGTGCGGGAAGCTCACCTGGAAGCCGACGAGGGGTGTCGTCGACTCACCGGCGGCGGCCTGCGGCAGCTCGATGGGGTAGATCAGCAGGAGGCCCTGGTCGGTCCGCCGCTGCCGCCGGATGTGCGGGCCCGCCGGCGTCTTCGGAGCCGACGCCTTCTCCTTCTGCTCCGCCTCCTTCTTCGCGGCCTTTCGTGCCGCGTCCTCCTGTGGCCTGTCGAGACCGATCAGTTCGTCCGGCGGGCTGAGTACCCGGCGAATCGTGTACCTTCCCTCGGCCCTGAAGCCGTCGTTGAGCGCCTTGCGGGTCACGAGGCCGACAGGGTACCCGGCGATGTCTCGTGGCGACTTCGACGTCGTGCTACTGACCAGGCACACGGTCCAGTTGCCCAGCTCACCCACCTTGGCGCACTGCTCCACGTACTTGGCGATGAGCCTCGGCCGAACCCGCTGAGCCATGCGGTCGGTTTCATAGGAGGTGAGGAACTCGGAGACGACCTCAGGGGGCACCCCTCCCCACCGCACGTTGGCCCCTGAGACCCCGGGCACGAGTTCCGCAACGTCGTCCAGCCGACGGACAAGGGTTTCGAGGGCCTTGAAGTTGTTCTCGAGGGTCCTGTCCGCGAGCTTGAAGATCACTGTCTCCGGTCCCTCCCCCGAGTAGCTGAGAAGGATCTTCGCGCTCTGCCGCATCTTGTTGGCCGCGGTCACGGTGAGCCCCAGCGAGGAGGAACGGACCTTCAGACCGAACTCCTTCGGAGTGAGGCTGAGCGCCGCCATCTCCTCGACCTCCCTGCGGAGTTCGTCGGTCGCAGCGGTGACCTCCACGTAGGCGTCCTCAAGCGCGGGCGTGGTGTACAGACGGCACACGTCCTCGTAGCCGGGGCGGTACCCGAACCACCGGCCCATCTGGAGGAGGGTGTCGTACGTCTTCGACACGCGCAGGTAATAGCTGACGGTCAGCCCGTCCAGGGTGAGGCCACGGGAGAGCTTCTGTCCCCCGATGGCGATCACGGACAGGCCGTTCCTCCGGTTCTCGTAGTAGTCGAGCGCATCCTTGGAGGTGCCGTTCACCGTCTTGACCTGGATCTTCCTCAGGGCAGGAAGGAGCTGTTCGGAGACCTGTTCCCAGGTCAGGCGCTGCATCTCGTCAGCAGGGAACTCGTCCGTGGTGGGAACGAAGTCCCGCTCCCAGAGAGCCTGGAGTTCGGCACGGAGCTCGGGGCCCTTTCCGTACCGGTCTCGGATCATGTCAACGATGAGCCGCAGGTGGTCGTCGACCTGGTCGCGGACGAGGCTCTGCACCGCGGTGAAGCGGGTGACGTGCACCAGCATCGAGTTGTGGACCTTCGTCTGCCCTCTCGCCCGGCGGGCGGCACAGGCAAGCACGAACGAGAAGATCGCGTCACGCAGGGACTGCGGGAGCCTGTCGCCAGGAATGTCACCGGACTTGTGCCTGGTGGGGAGCCAGGTGTCCGCGTCGTCCACATGGCGCACGAGCGGCAGCGGTTGCACGTCCTCCTCATCCTCGTCGTCGACCTGGAGCCCGAAGACCCGCTCGGGACCGAGGTAGTTCGACGGCGAGGGAAGACTGCGGATGAAGCTGGCGGGGAAGAGATCCTCCCCGGCGACGTCGTGGTCCACGTCCGGGTCTATGTAGATGTTGGCGAAGGGGGTGGCCGTGTACCCGACATACGCGGCCTTGTCGAAACTCTTCATGAGCTTGCGGATCGCGGCGTTGGTCTTGGTCGGATCTGCCTCGGGGTCACGGACCGTGTTGATCGAGGCGTTGTCGGCCTCGTCGTCAATGACGAACAGAGGGAGGTCCTTCACGACCTTCTCGCCGTTCTCGTCCTCGGTGCCGTGGACGTCTATCACCCAGTTGCGCAGGTATTCGAGAATCTTGTAATGCTTCTTGACGACGAGGACGACGGGGAAACTGCCGAGGGGGAAGTTGATGGCCTTGGCGGTCGCGAGGCCGAAGTCCCCCTTCTCCGCGCTACTGGTCGGCGACGCGATGTCGAGCTTCTTGGCGAGGGGCATGGCTCCCGCACCGATAGCACGTGAACGGCCGTCCTCGTTCGATCGGTTCTGGTGCTGGGTGTCGAATCCCAGGAGCCCTTCGTCAATCCGGAGCTGTGTCTGGCTCCGGAGGTCGTTGTGGATGCCGGCGAGGACCACGATGAACCGGTATCCCGCGTCCACGGCCTTCGCGGCGAGCCCGATGTACTGACCGGTCTTGCCCGACTGCACCTGGCCGATCACGAGACCCTGGCGACGCCAGGGGCCGGAACGGCGAGGATCCTCCAGCTGGCTCAGTACCTCGTCCGAGCTCTGGTCCAGCCGCCTGACGACCCACGGCGGAAGGTTCACGACGTCTTCGAGGTATCGCCGGTAGCGCTCCCAGAAGTCCCAGGCACGGTCGTTCTTCGCCTCGGGCAGCCAGGGTTCGTGCCCCTTGGGGTCCACGAGGGCCAGCGACCGCTCCTGGAACACGGCGGTCATGGCCTCGATCTCCTTGGCCAGCTGGTCCCGGTCAAGGTCCTCCCCCTGCGCGGCCAGCATCCCGAAGATGGCGTTTACCGCGTTCTGCACCTCATCCGGCTTCGGCTGACGGTCCTGTGGCAGGAATCCGAGAACCAGGCGCGTGGCCTTGGCCATGGGTTCGTCGGGAACGGCGCTCACGTGGAACCTCCAGCGGGATGTAGACGGTATCGAGCAGAGTAGGGGCGGCCACTGACAACGGCTCAGGGCTCATCCGCTCCAGAAGCCCTGCAGTTGGTCGAAGGGAGGCATGGTTCGCAACCTCTCGCGCGCGGCGGCGGGCGATCGGCCGCCCGAGACGAGTGATTCGTAGATGCGCTCTGCTACCTCGGTTGCCGCCTCGTCAGCGGGTCCTGGACCACCGAACGGTTCCGGGTCATCGCTTGTGTCCGTCTCATGCATCACCCGGAGGGCGGCGACGGGCACCGTCTCCTCCAGAAGCCGGATCAACGCGCGTACGTCCGCAGTGCTGTTACCGCCGGGCCGCAGAGCGGCCTGGACCAGTGGATGGCTGCGGTTGATCCTGCACGTGATCCTGCCATCCGGTCGGCGCACGTTCCACGCGTACGACAGGGGATCACCGTGGGTACGTGCAGCGACCTGTCCGCGGTGCCGCAGTACGTCTGCGGCCCTCGCCCGGGCCTGACGTGCGATGCGGTGGAGGTGTGGACGTAGACCCACGGGCGGGACGACGCTGGACTTCCTCACGTCGACGCCCCATTCGACGTCCGTCTCGGCAGGGATGTCGACGGCGATGCGCGCCAGGTTGTACTTCTCCTCGCGACGCATACCTCTCTGCCCCAGCCAGTCGCCGGCCAGGATCAGGCGGTTGCGGCGGTAGACATAGAAGCCCTGCTGGTCGAGCCACCCCTGTGGCCCTGCGGCCATGCCGTACTCCTCCGGGGTGAGCCGGTGGGCGCTGGGGAGGATGAACGCCTCGACCCTCACAGAGCTGCCGCCGAGAGGCAGTTCCTCGGTTGGGAGCCGCTGGACAGAAGGGTGGTTGCCCATGAACGGATCCCACGGTTCTACCAGGGTTCCGGACACACGCAGGCTCCGGCGCCGGCTCCCGGTGAGGAACCGGGCGAAGACCATTCCGAGGTGCGACTCCGTGCGGGCCGACTCGGCGTAGAACTGCTTCTGGGTGCGCTCGTCGTCCTCGCGAACGTCACTGCCGTTGTAGCCGTTGAGCCGCCGCCAGAGCACGATCGTCCCGTGGGCCGTGCCGCTCCGAAGCCTGTCCAACACGGTAGTTGTGTCGACGTCGGCTCCGTGGAGGAGCCTCCACTCACCGGACTCCTCAACGACATCGAGGTCCCAGGTCCGTACGTGCCACACCCCATCGGTCGCTGTGGCCACGGAGAGTTGCCGCGACTGCGAGAACGAGGCGGACTTCAGCCCCACGCCGAAACGGCCCAGGTCAGTGGAGGAGCGTGACGTCGCGGGTCCGCGAGCCGCCACGGTCATTGCCGTGACAAGTTCCTGGGCGCTCATGCCCCTGCCGTCATCGACGACTGCGATCCATGAGTCCCGTCCCGCCCAGGTGAACTCGACGTCGATGTTCCGGGCGTCAGCCGCGATGCTGTTGTCGACGAGATCCGCGACGGCAGCCGGCAGCGAGTACCCCAGGGAGCTGAGCGAAGCCACCATGCCCGCGGGTTCGGGGGCCGCGATGTCGTACGTCATGGGTGGTTCCAGCCTGCTTCCCCGATATGGGCCCTCTCACTGTGCGGCTGACTCATGATCCACATGAACCGAAGGAACACCGCGAAATCAAGGAGGTGCCCCCTCCGCGTCGCCAGTTTATGCATCCGGCAAACGCCCGCCCAAGGTCGATGTTAGTAGAGGCGCGGGATCAATCATCCGGTGTTCTGTGGATCTCCAGTCTTCGCGGTGACAGAGACATGGTGACCGCCATCGCCCCGCAGCCACTACCGTCATTCGCGGTCAAACTGGCCGAGGCATTCGGCGAGCACAGATGCCAACTGCTCGGTCGCTGTGGGCGAGCTGTAGGGCCCGCTCGGGAGTGGGGCCAGCCTTCTGGTTGGACCTCGGACGCGTTGACGTTGGGCCCGGCCTGATCGGCGACCCGGACGCCACCGTTGCTGCAGGAGCTAGGCACGCCCGGATGAGATCGGCAAGTCGGCCGGGCCCGCACCTGCTCTTTCGACCGTCGATTGCCAGCAGGTGGCGTCTAGGTCAGCCGCTACGGCTTGGCGGATTGCGATTTCACCGGGCGGAGGGCGGTCTCTGCGCCCGACGACGCGGCGCCAGCGACCGGGCTGTGTTGGCTCCCGATCGTCAAGAGCCTCACACCCCACGGCCTCCGCCACCCTCATCAGACCGTGATGGAGGACCTCGGCACCGAGAAGGTCCTCATGGATGAGCGCATGGGCCACATCGACGGTATTACTGAGGTTGAACTCGTGATGTCGCGCCGCCGGCGAACCACGGGAAGGTGTCGGTGACCGGCCCGTCCCAAACCGATGACCGCAGCGCCGCCACGACCGTGCGATCAGCGCGGGATCCGGCCAGATGGGCCAGGACCATTCCGTCTGCGGGCGGTGCGGGGGCCGGGCAGCTGGGCCAGAGTCGCGACCCGCGGGCCCATGATTCTGGCACGGTCGCGTGGAGGTTAGGCAAGCAACGGAGGACCAGGTAGCACACAGAAGATGCCGGTAGGCGGGCCGCGCCCCTGGTCGTAGTCGTCCCGCCCGACTCCATCGGCGAACCACCACGCCAGCCACACCAGCGGCAGGTGGCCCGCGCACAGCGGCGGCCGCAGCCGGTTCGCACTCCATCGTTCGCGGTTGCGCCGCCGGCCGATGCGGGTTGCCCCGTCTTCCCCCACCCCATGGCCCGCAGCTTACGACCCGCGTCATGGACGTGGCGGGTCATTTCGATGCGCTTCGGGGCCGCTAAGCAGGCGCCTGGGCGGCACCCAGCTCGGCACGGGCAGTCGGCACCGCGGAGCTGATGCTTCGGGCGGAACCGGTTTACGGCGTCGCGGCGCTGCGCTGGCTTCCGGCAGGTGCGTCACGTCTGGGGGCGAGGGAGGGGCCCTGGGCGGGTTCAGGCGCGGCGACGCGCGGGGCGAAGGGGATGATAGATGGCCTCGGGTTTCGCCCGGCTCCTGGGCCGGTTGGTGGGGGCCTACGGGCAGTGTCGAGACGCGTCTCTGCACGACACGGCAACATAGGCTACCGGCGCTGGTTCCATAAGTACCGTGGAGGGTTGCAGGTCGGTTGAGAGTATCGACCGCTGCGGCAGGTAGCTTGGGCGTTCGACATTCCGCGAGGCACCTCTCCCGAGGCCGATCCCAGGTCTTGAGCCATTGCTCACCGCCGGTACCGCTTCTGCCAGCCTCACCCAGGTTTGTCGTCATCGGCGGTGGCTCTTCTCGCGTGGCAGTGCGAGGGTGCCACCCGTACTGTGTCCTGCGCTGCCTGGGCAGGACCCGCCGGGAAGATGCCTGCGGGTGCCCGGCGCCCTCCGCCCGGGGGGTGCCCCTATGGGTTTTGGTCAACCTGACGGGGCGGGTTCGGGGTCGTAGAAGGTGCCGTCGCGCGACGGTCGAAGCGCTTTGCCGACGCCCGCGGCCTGAAGGCTTCGCCGGCTCTTCCACTCATCACCATGGCCTTCCGGCAAGAAGTCGAGCACATCCGGCGGAGGGTGGAAGAACGACCGGCCCAACCACGCTGGCTATCTGTGGGCCTTCGCGCCCCCCAACGGATCACCGGGCAAGCCCACTACCGGCGCCGATGCGACGTTCACGTGAGAAGCGCCACGGGCGCGTCCACCGGGCCTGTGTCGGCCGCGCCGTCGCGCCCGACCGCCATCAGAGCCGCACGACCGCCAAACCACCTGCGGACCCTCTGAATGAGTCCCCATCTCCCGGTCCACCCGGGTTGTCCTCCTCGCACTGGTCTCATCAGCATTCACGAGGCAAGACTCCCGGAAGGCGCGGAAGTTGTGTGCAAGCCTGCCGGTGAGATGGCCCGCAGGCGGGACCGCGAGTTCCGCCGACCTGGCCCTCACCGGTCCCGCACCCCGCGTGGCGCGCCTGATCGCCGACTCAAATGCCTGAAGAATCTCTCCCCCCCCCCCCGCATATCGATTTCCAGACCGTGACCGACTCCGAGATCGCCGCAGTGGCCCATCGCGTATGACGAACGCGGTCAATTCCTCGGTCACTCCCCGTTCCCCGGACCCGACTGCAATCGTCAACGTGGACCGGTCATATGTCACTGTCCTACCCGGCGAGTCGGACGACTGATCCGCCTACACCACGGCAAGGACATGCCGTGCCGAGTTTGGAGCAGCCGGAGATCGGGCGGTAATGGCCACGGAGTCCAGGGTGATCGTCTCGGTCGTACTGCCACTGATGCGTAGCACATCAGGCCCCACGCCGACGCGGCCGGCGACATCGACTGCTGTCCAGATCCGACTCCACCATCGTCCGCGCCCGT
This region of Streptomyces ambofaciens ATCC 23877 genomic DNA includes:
- a CDS encoding Z1 domain-containing protein, coding for MSAVPDEPMAKATRLVLGFLPQDRQPKPDEVQNAVNAIFGMLAAQGEDLDRDQLAKEIEAMTAVFQERSLALVDPKGHEPWLPEAKNDRAWDFWERYRRYLEDVVNLPPWVVRRLDQSSDEVLSQLEDPRRSGPWRRQGLVIGQVQSGKTGQYIGLAAKAVDAGYRFIVVLAGIHNDLRSQTQLRIDEGLLGFDTQHQNRSNEDGRSRAIGAGAMPLAKKLDIASPTSSAEKGDFGLATAKAINFPLGSFPVVLVVKKHYKILEYLRNWVIDVHGTEDENGEKVVKDLPLFVIDDEADNASINTVRDPEADPTKTNAAIRKLMKSFDKAAYVGYTATPFANIYIDPDVDHDVAGEDLFPASFIRSLPSPSNYLGPERVFGLQVDDEDEEDVQPLPLVRHVDDADTWLPTRHKSGDIPGDRLPQSLRDAIFSFVLACAARRARGQTKVHNSMLVHVTRFTAVQSLVRDQVDDHLRLIVDMIRDRYGKGPELRAELQALWERDFVPTTDEFPADEMQRLTWEQVSEQLLPALRKIQVKTVNGTSKDALDYYENRRNGLSVIAIGGQKLSRGLTLDGLTVSYYLRVSKTYDTLLQMGRWFGYRPGYEDVCRLYTTPALEDAYVEVTAATDELRREVEEMAALSLTPKEFGLKVRSSSLGLTVTAANKMRQSAKILLSYSGEGPETVIFKLADRTLENNFKALETLVRRLDDVAELVPGVSGANVRWGGVPPEVVSEFLTSYETDRMAQRVRPRLIAKYVEQCAKVGELGNWTVCLVSSTTSKSPRDIAGYPVGLVTRKALNDGFRAEGRYTIRRVLSPPDELIGLDRPQEDAARKAAKKEAEQKEKASAPKTPAGPHIRRQRRTDQGLLLIYPIELPQAAAGESTTPLVGFQVSFPHSDYQSKTEYIANTVWLQEDIYTIAEEDEA
- a CDS encoding ATP-binding protein; the protein is MTYDIAAPEPAGMVASLSSLGYSLPAAVADLVDNSIAADARNIDVEFTWAGRDSWIAVVDDGRGMSAQELVTAMTVAARGPATSRSSTDLGRFGVGLKSASFSQSRQLSVATATDGVWHVRTWDLDVVEESGEWRLLHGADVDTTTVLDRLRSGTAHGTIVLWRRLNGYNGSDVREDDERTQKQFYAESARTESHLGMVFARFLTGSRRRSLRVSGTLVEPWDPFMGNHPSVQRLPTEELPLGGSSVRVEAFILPSAHRLTPEEYGMAAGPQGWLDQQGFYVYRRNRLILAGDWLGQRGMRREEKYNLARIAVDIPAETDVEWGVDVRKSSVVPPVGLRPHLHRIARQARARAADVLRHRGQVAARTHGDPLSYAWNVRRPDGRITCRINRSHPLVQAALRPGGNSTADVRALIRLLEETVPVAALRVMHETDTSDDPEPFGGPGPADEAATEVAERIYESLVSGGRSPAAARERLRTMPPFDQLQGFWSG